The DNA window AAACGCACGCGCACCCCTCGCTCCGCGGCGCGACGCAGCGACTCGTCCAGGTCGGGGAAAGGCGATCCGTCGCGCATGGCCGCTCTGTAGCTGAGCAGCTGCAGCTCCACGCTCGTCCGCGAAGCATCGAGCATCGCTCGCATGCGAGGCAGATCCCACGAGACCTCACCAGGCAAAAACCCTCGAGGACTCGCCACCGGAAGGAGCCGCAGCCGCTCTCCTTCCTGCTTCATTTCGATGACCCCGGCGGGCGTGGTCTCCGCTCCAGCTCCTGCCTGCAGAGCAGCTGTCGCGTCACCTCCAGCGAGCGCCCAGTCGAGCGCGAACACCTGCTCGAACGTGGCCGTCACCGAAGGAAGTCGCACGCGCAGGCCGAGCTCGTAGATGTGCTCCAGCGCGCGCCAGTCGAAGTTCTGGCTCCCCAGATAGGTCTCCCGCCCGTCCACGAGCATGTATTTCGCGTGGAGCACACCGCCCATGTTCTTCTGTCCGTCGAAGCGTCGGACCGTGACTCCCGGGCGGGTCGCGAGGTGATCGGCTGCGTCGGGATAACGGCGGTAGAAGATCTCGTCCACGAGGATGCGCACCTGCACACCACGTGCTGCTGCGGCCTCGACGTCTCCTAGAATGGGCCCGAGTCGGCTGCCGGGCGCGTCACTGATGTAGAACTGCGCGATGTCGAGCGTCGTGGTCGCCCCCTGGATCATCTCCCTCCAGACCTCGGCGGCGTCAGGGATCTCAGGGTGATCCAGTCCCGTCTCGACAGGCCAGGACTCCACGAGTTCAACCAGGGCCCCCTTGGGCGACCTGGACGGCTCGCCTTGAGTTTCAAGCCCTTGCGGAAACTCGGACGGCGCTTGCTGAGGCACCGAAGATCCCCGACAGGCACACGCAAGGGCGAGGAGAACGGCGGCATGCTGGGCTGCCCGCATCACGTGCGAGCATAACTTGCGCCTCTCACATCTTGGGAACTCCGGACGACGATGCAGACCAACGCTTGCCGGTTGGTACGTCTTCTAACGGAGCCACCTGGCTGCTGGATGACCTGGCTTGGATTTCGGAAGCTACGAACGAAAAAGCCGCAGTCCCCGAGGGAACTGCGGCTTGCTCACCACGAAAGGTGGATTCGGTTCAGGGAACCTGATTCCGATCGAAGCGGCCGGCGACGATCGGGCGCTGAGCCAGCGTGTAGTAGTCGGAGTTTGCCAGGCCCTGGTCGCTCCAGGAATGGCCGATGATCGCTCCCGTGCTGGGGTCGGCATCGAGGAAGATCAGCCCGCGGCCGACCCCCTGGGCGTGGGGAACGCCCGTGCGCCAGCGCGTGTCGTACTTGCCATGGGGATCACGGGTGGAGTCGATCACCTCAACCAGGTAGCGCTCCGTTCCGTCGGCGAGCGACTCACGGAACTCGATGTCGCTGACCACCATCAGGTAACCGGTCGTCACGTTCTGCTGCGTCGTGTACTTCGCGACGAGAACGTCACCGGAGAAAATATGATCGACATCAACGATATTGTGGAACCGGTGCTGCGCCACGATGTGGTCGTAGTAGGTAGGCGAGTCGGGGCTGCCGGAGGCGAACCACTGATTGAGCCGCGAGGTCGTGAGCGTGGGGTCGGCCTTCCGCAGCGCCAGCGTGTAGAAGCAAGCGCCCTTGGTCGCGGCATTCGCCGTCGCATTGTTCTCCGCCCAGGTAATCGCGCAGGGGTCGGAGTTGTTGATCCAGGTGTTCGCGCTGTCGACGCCGTCGAGCGCGGCGGTCAGATCGTACATGTACGTCAGGTGAAGCGGCGGGTCGCCGGGAGCTGCTTGTGCCGTGGAGGCAGCGAACGTCAGAAGTGCGCCAGCAACGAAGGACGACAGAGCGAGACCGCTGTACTTAGCCATGACTTGAATCTCCATTCGCAGGGTGACTGGTCTCCTTGCATGTCGCCTTGGCCGGCGTGCAGGACTGAGATGGGCGATGTTGGATCCCACGATTCATTGAAATCGGTTCACGGTCAACGGGGATTTCGGTCACAAATCACTTTCGCGATCTCGTGACGACACCACTCACGAACATGTCGCGCGATGGGTGCGGCGAAGATGCACAGCACTTCACGGTGTTCCTGAAGACCTGTGAAAAGGATGCAGGTGAGCTGCACGAAATGCTCAGCCGCACGCGAACTATCCACTCTGGCGCGGCCGATGCAGTGAGCTTCTTATCAGCTACCCCCTCCACCGTTACGCGCCTTCCCACCGTCGTCTCTTCATTCGACATCGCGTGGACGGTTTCCGATGGACGGCACGCGTCGCTCACGCATCAGACTGAAAGTCCGGCGAGGAGCGCCTCTTTCACAGCAATCATCTCCCCCTCGTTCGCATAGGGGTGCCGCGGCCAGAAGAACCCCTTCAGGCCATCCTTCTTGCGCCGCGGCACCACGTGGACATGCAGGTGCGGCACGCTCTGACTGACCCGGTTGTTCATGGCGACGAACGTCCCTTCTGCGCCGAGAGAAGCTTCGACCGCACGTGCGAGGCGCTGGGCGCTCGTGAACAGAGGACCGACGAGTTCAGCAGGAAGCTCGGTCAACACCTCGACGTGGCCCCGCGGGACCAGCAAGCAGTGACCCGGGAAGAGCGGCCGGTGATCGAGAAAGGCCATCGCATGAGGCTCGTCGAGGACGACGTGCGCAGGCATCGAGCCGCGCACGATGTTGCAGAAGACACAGGGCTTCGTCGCCATACCCACCGCCTGCCGCGCGCCGTGCACGCCGTCAAGCAGCCGACCCCTGGCGCACCCCCTCGTGAACGTCGATGCTAGGCTCCGACACCATGGACCTCCGCCTGCGCGGCCTGGCATCTCGATCCTCTCGCCGTCGCGCTCCCGAACGGGACCGAGGTCATCACCCGCGTCGATCGGCTCATCGACGAGCGTCGAATCCCACAGGGTGCCGTCGGCCGGGTGATGGCCACGCGGGACGAAGGCCTCGACGTCATGCTGGTCGGCATCGGCGTGGTCCGCTACCAACGCCACGAGCTGTCTCCGCGCAAGGTTGGTCAGGTCCGCCACGCCGAGCGTCGGAGCGCCGCCTGGGACGCCCTCACACCATGCGCCGTGCTCGAGACCACCGTCGGCTCGCGCGCGTGGGGCCTGGCGAACGAGGGCTCCGACACGGACCGCCGCGGGATCTTCGCTCTCCCGTTCCCCTGGACGGCAGGTCTCTCCCAGCCCCCTTCCGATCTCGTCAGCAACGACGGAAGCACCGCTTACTGGGAGGTGGAAAAGGCGCTCCGCCAGGCGCTCAGGGCGGACCCCAACACCCTGGAGACCCTCTTCGTCGCCAGCGCGCGCCCCCTCGATCCCATCGGCGAGTGGATCCTCGAAGCGCGCTCGGCGTTCGTCTCCTCGGCGATCTACGGCAGCTTCGGCCGCTACGCGCTCTCTCAGCTCAAGCGCCTGGAGCAGGCGCAGCGCCTGGCCCAGCATCGCGAGCTGATCCTCGACTGGCTCGGACAGTCTCCCTCCCTCTCCCTCGATGCGGTCGCCCAGCGCCTCGCCGACGTCAGCCCACGTGCCGCCCCCACCGAGGCCGATCGGCACCTGATGGCGAAGGAACACGTGAAACAGCTCTACCGCTCCCTTCACGATCAGGGCCTGATCCCTACCCGGGATTTCCCCTCTCTCGTGAACTTTGCATGCACGGCGCGCCGCGATCTCGATCTCAGCCGCGACCTGCGCCCCAAGAATGCCTACAACCTCGTGCGCCTCCTCTCGATGGCCATCCAGTGGCTCCGCGTCGGAGAGGTCGACTTCACGGCACGCGGCGCGCTCCGAGAGCAGCTACTCGCCATCAAGAGCGGCCAGTGGCCGCTCGAGCGCACCCTCGCGACCGCCGAAGCGTTGACGCCCGAGCTGGAAGAAGCGAGACGAGTGACGAAGCTCCCCCCGCATCCCGACGTCGGTCGCGCGGAGGCCCTCCTCCGTCGGATCCGCGAGGAGATTGCACGGCGCCATTTCGTCTGCGCACCCGGCCCGCTCGGTCGCGATGCGCCCCCCGCTCCCGTCTCGGTCTGGGATGAGGGGGAAGGAACTCAGACTCAGGGAGACGACCCATGAACATGACGGTGCTCGACGCCAGACAGCAAATCGTGGCTGACCGGGTCCTCGACGAAGAGGAGAGACAACGTGCCCACCTGGTCGTGTCCCTCAGCGGCGCGCATGCCTACGGCTTCCCGTCGCCAGACAGCGATCTCGACCTCAAGTCGATCCACATCGAGCCCACCAGACGGCTCCTCGGCCTGATGCGCAGCGCGGCGAGCCCATCGCGCCTCGAGATCATCGACGGCGTCGAGGTGGACTACAGCTCCAACGAGATCCACCCCGTCCTGCTCGGCGTCCTTCAAGGCAACGGCAACTACATCGAGCGCATCCTCGGGCCCTTTCCCCTGCGGACCGCACCTGAACTCGATGCTCTGAAGCCCTTGTGCCTCGGCGCCCTCTCGCGCCGCGTCTTTCGTCATTACCTGGGCTTCGCCACCAGCCAGCGTCACGCCTGGGAGGCGAGCGAGCGCGCCTCGGTGAAGAAGTTGCTCTATGTCCTGCGCACCGCGCTGACTGGAGCACACGCCCTCACCACAGGAACCGTGGTGACGGACGTGACGCTCCTGCTCGACCAGTATGGCTTCTCCTCGGCCCACGAGCTCATCGACATCAAGCGCTCCGGAGAACGCTCGGAGCTGCCAGAAAACGTACGCGACCGATGGGCGGGGGAGATCGGACGCGCCTTCACCACGCTGACGGAAGCCCACGAACGCTCGCCCCTGCCCGAGGAGCCGCCCAACGCTGACGCCCTCGACGAGTGGCTCCTCACGCTACGGCGGGCTCGCTTCTGAGGCGGCTCAACGACACTCCGGCGGCAAGTTCTCCTCCTTGAGCATCGCCCGGATCGCCTCTCCCCCCTTGGCATCCCCCAGCACGCCCCGACACGCCCGCTGCGCTGCCTGGTAAATCAGACGATCCTCCGCAGGGGCCTGCCTCGCCGCCCGATCCAGCGCGTCGCAGCAGCGGGCCCAGCGCTCCTCCTCCGGGTGAGGCTCCGCAGGTTCCACCGACGACTCCTCGACGGCCTCGGACGCGCTGCCCTCACGCTGTGGTTCGATCCCTGGTGCTCGCCGAGGACCAGCGCGCTTGCTCACGCCAGCCGAAGCATCCTCTCGAACCTCGACCACCGCGGGCACCACACGACCCGAGACCCACAGCAGCAGCCCGCTCAGCAACGCCAGCAGCGCCACGGAGCCCCCCGCGAAGACGGCGATGTGGATCAGCGTGCGGCGCGTCAGACTGCGATCAGTGCTGGCCAACGCGCCTCAGGGTAGCCGTTCACGTCAGTGAGACGCGAGGACATCCTCGACGCGGTGGAACGCAGAAGGCTGCCGACTCCAGTAGTTGATCAACCGCCCGCCGCTGCTCATCCAGGCGTCACGATAACGTCCGTCGGGGGACTCGATCCGCACCAGCTTGTCCCCGCCCCGGAAGCCCCAGTGCCGCCCCTCGGCGTCGAAATGATCGACGAGCGCGCCCTGGCGGGTCCTGATGTGGAACTGATCGCTCGGGTCGTCCCACGACGTATCGACCACGAAGTCGTACACCTGCCAGATGTTCCCGCTGGGCAGCACACCCCAGTCGGTGTTCAGCCCCGAGTCGTTCGGCAATCCGAAGAGCATCTGGTCCGGGAAGCGACGCGCTGCAAAGTGGAGGTCGCCGTTCCGTGACGCGTCGTGGTGCAAGGTCACCATCGTCCGCCGCACCAGACCGAAGCCATCGCTATCCCCTGGCGAGTCCCAGGTCTTCCGGAACAGGTGCTCGCAGAGCTGATCCGCGCCCGCCGAGAAACCCACCGTGAGCAGCCCCCGCTGACGCCGCTCGTGCAGGATGCGACCGAACTTCCCGGCCTCTCCACTGAACCGAGCCCCCAGCTCCTTGTAGCGCCACAGCCCCTGCGAGGGATACCCGCCACCCAGCAGCACGACCTCCGAACTCCACAGGTGGTGCCAGAACAGGTCGACGTCCTCCTTCCGCAGGGAACTCGTCCAAAAGAACGGCACCGCTTCGAGTCCGAAGCGCTGGTAGAAGCTGAAGAAATAGCGGAATCGACCCCAGGAAAACTCCTGCCGCTCCATCTCGCTGCCCCCCTGCGGCGTCTCCGACATGGGCAGGAAGAGGATGCGCTTGTTGTCTCTGCCGCGCAGCGCCCGCTGCACGATGAGGTCGTTGTGGATGTAGTTGCAACGCTCGTGCGAGCTGTAGATCAGGGCGGTGCCTTGCATGAGGCCGCCATGTGAACCGGCGGACCTGGCCGGCGTCAAGAGGGCCCATCAATGCCTCGGACGCATCCGGGGCACGGCATTCGGTCCCCTCGAAGGCGCCGAGCCTTCGCCGTCTGGCGCCTCAGACCCGCCGCATCTGCATCTTGCGCGGCACGGCGCCAGAGCGCGTGAGCACCTCCAGCGCCTCCTTCTCCAGCGCCGGGTGGACGCCCCGGGGATTCACCCCCATCGGGTGCTTCTTCTTGGTGATGAAGCCTGTCAGGAACTGGACATTCATCGCCGAGAGCGCCCTCAGCGTGCCCTTCATCTTCTGGCTGTTGTTCGCCCAGGCGTATGCGAAGGCGCGCGCGCGCAGGAGCTGAGGCTTGAGATCGGAGTACGCAGCGTCGCTCGGATCGAAAGTCTCCAGCAGCTCGACCGCCTTTTTCGCCTGACCTGTCCGCGCCCAGGCCTCACCCACGATCGCCGCCAGGGTCGCCCGAGATCTCGGCTCCTTGTGACGGGACAGATCGATGGGATCGACCAGCCCACGCGCCTCGTCCGTCTCACCGAGCATGAGGTGGATCATCGCCCGCTGAGCCCGGGCCTCGTCGGCCATCGGAGGCATCAGCTTCTCCAGCTTGATCGACTCCAGCGTGCTCAGCGCGGTGCGCGGATCCTCCTGGAGCTGGAGCTGCGCCTTGGCGAACGTCGCCGCGACATCATCCTTCTTGAAGTCGGACTCCAGCTTGGAGATGGCCTCCTTCCGCGCCTCTGCAGAGTCGGCCTGGCGCACGATCTGCGCGACGGCCTGGGTCCGCTTCGTGAACCGGAGCGCCCACAGCACGATGCCGAGCACCGCCACCGTCAGGACGGCGGCCACGATCTTCGCCCACCAGCCCGGAATCGCGAACGCGATGCCCCACAGGATCAGCGCACCGATGCCGATTCTGATCGCCAGCGCCCGAGGCTTGAGCTGGGCCATGGGATCGGGCGGCGCCTTGCTGCGCAGGGCGGCGAGCGCATCCTCACGCTGCTGCTTGGAGATCTGCTTCTTCGACTTTCCAGGGTTGCTCATGCGTGGAATCCGGTTTCCTTGACGGTAGAGAGCGCCGAATGCCCGAGCCGCGCGCTATCGCTCGGCGACTTCGGGGTTCCGGGCGGAATCGGGCTCGATCCCTTGGATGCTCAGGGCACCGCCGCCGGCCTCCGCGCCTGCCGTCGAGAGGGGCATACGGGCCATGTCGATGGGAGGCAATGGCGGTGGAATCGGCGTGTTCGGTGGCGTGGCGGCCGGACGCCCCGGGGGAATCGTCGACGTCGGGTCTGGCAGCCCGAGTGCCGACTCCCGGAAGTGCAGGAAGATCGTCTGCACGATCGACAGGCAGGGCACCGCGAAGAGCGCTCCAGCGATCTGGAAGTAGTGCTCGCCCACGAGCAGCGAGAACACGACGAGCACCGGATGGATCTTCGCTGCGTCCCCGATGATCTTCGGGTTCAGGAAGTTCGCTTCCAGCTGGTGGATGCCCACGATCCAGGCAAGCACGCCGAAGGCCGTCGCCGGTGACTGTGTGAGACCGATGGCCACCGCCGGGATCGAGCTCAAGATCGATCCAAAGATCGGGATCAGCGACATCACACCGGCGAGGATCGAGAGAATCGGCCAGTACTTCAGCTCGAACAGCCAGAACCCGATCGCCGAGAGCACCCCGTTCACCAGGCAGATCAGGAGCTGCCCGCGCACGACCCCCGAGAGCCCCCGATCGAGCCGACGCAGGAAGCGATCGAATGACGGCCGGTTCTCCGGTGGCCACAGCTCACGGAAGAACCCCAGGATGCGCTCGTGGGTGAGTATGATGTAGCCCGCGAGCATCAGCGTGATGAAGAGCGTGAAGATGCCGCGGGAGATGGCGGACGCGATCTCTTTGCCCAGCTTGAGGAGGGTGAGCGAGTTCTGGCCGAGGAACTGGAAGGCGCGATCCATCCCCTCCTGGAGCATGGTCGCGCTGGTGAGCACGGGCTTCGGTCGTTCCTGCTCGAGCTTCCACACGCCGCCCTGCACCTCGCGGAGCTGCACGTCTCCGGAGAGCTGCACATCGAACGAGCCGTCGTCGAGACGCACGATGCGGAACGGTGCGCGTTCCGGCTCGGCCGGCTCGGGAGGTGCCCCTGGAACGGTGACGCGATCCTCCGTCGGCGGCACGGATGGTTGCGGCGCATCACGCCCCGTCCAGCTCCGGAGACGCTCGTCGAGCAACGGGAGCCACTGCTCGCGGGCACGCGCGACGTAGCGAGGTGCCTCCCGGGTGAGCGCCTTCCCCTCGGTGATGAGGCGGGGCACCGCGATCGCCACGAAGCCCCCGATCGCCCCCAGCGCGATCGCGTACACCAGCAGGATGGCCGCCCAGCGGGGAATCCGGATGCGCTCCAGCCGGAGCACCGCAGGCGTGCTGACGTAGGCCACGATCAGCGCAAGGATGAACGGTAGAAGGACCGCCCGCGCCCACACCACGATGACGACGGCGAGAACGGCGCTGATGGTCAGAAAAAGCGTGCTCTTGGTGGATCGCTGCAACCCAGATCCCTCGTTCACGTAGCCGCGCTGCCGCCGTCGTCCGACGGCAGATCTTGAAAGAAGCCGAGAAGGTGATCGCGCGTCGCCTCCAGCGCCTGGGGCATGACGCGCGTGTCGGCGAGCACGGGCATGAAATTCGTGTCGCCCGACCATCGAGGCACGATGTGAACGTGCAGGTGGGCCGCAACGCCCGCGCCAGCAACCGCGCCGAGGTTGATTCCGATGTTCAGCCCCTCGGCGCGCACCGCCCGCTGGAGCCGCGTGGCCGTCTCCCGCACGAGCCGGAAGAGCGCATCGTGATCCGGCGCGGAGAGTTCATGGAGCGCGGCCACGTGCACGTGCGGGACGACGAGCAGGTGGCCCGCGGCAAATGGATAGCGGTTGAGCATCACGAAGGCGCAGGGCGTGACAGCCACCACGAACCGACTCCGCCGCTCGTCCTCCGAGGCGTCGTGAACGCCACAGAAGATGCACTCGCCGCGGTCTTTCGGCCCCAGGATGTACTCCATGCGCCAGGGAGCCCAGAGCGGATTGCCCATCAGGCGAGACGCTAGCATGGCGCAAGGGCGCGAGGGACGCGCCGCTGCGCAGGAAAAGCCGGAAGCGAGGGCCGATCGGGCGCAGCTGGTCCGGGTGCCGCGAGGAGCGACCGGCGCTGCCCTTGCAGCGGTGCGTCAGCGCCGCGCGGCAGCGGTGCGTCAGCGCCGCCCGGCCGCGGAACGTCAGCGCCCCGGGGCGAACCACGCGGGGCGCGCCGCGTAGTCCACGGAGGCGGCAAAGAGCAGCCCGAAGACGGTGCCCACGACGTCCCAAGCCAGGTCCCGGAGCGAGGGCTGACCGAACCCGGCGGCGTCGAGCACCTCCTTGGTGGCCCCTGCGCTCAGCGCCAGAATCGCCCCCACGGCGAGACGTCCTGGCACATCGCGTGTCCCGAGCGCTCCCAGCGCGTACCCCCCCCCTGCAATCGCTGCAGATGCCGTGAAGTGAAGCGCTTTGTCATGCCCGACCCACGGATCCCTGGGCGCGAGCGCCGGAGCTGCCGGACGGACCAGCGGGGAGCGCCTCGGCAGCGCGCTCTCCTGGGCAGACGCCAGGTTCGGTGCCAGGACGAGGGCCGAGGCGACCAGGGCCGCGACGGGAACCAGAAGGCGGAACATCAGGCGCATCGTACACCGCCCGGAAAGCAAAAAGCCGGCCCCCATCGGGGACCGGCCTTCTACCGTCGTGTCAGGAGTCGATCACTTGAGGTCGAGCTTGGCGCCCAACTTCTCCTTGATCAGGTCACCGATGGTACCGGCCACCGGCTTCTCCTCACCCTCCTCCTTGCGCTTCTGCTGCTGACGCGGCTGAGGCGCAGGACGCTCCATCCCGATGTTCTTCATCGTGGCGAAGAGCCGGCGGTCCACCGTGTCGAGCGAGGAGACCTCGACCTTGGCCTTGTCGCCCACCTTGAGCTTGCCGCCCTCGG is part of the Chondromyces crocatus genome and encodes:
- a CDS encoding phospholipase D-like domain-containing protein; its protein translation is MESWPVETGLDHPEIPDAAEVWREMIQGATTTLDIAQFYISDAPGSRLGPILGDVEAAAARGVQVRILVDEIFYRRYPDAADHLATRPGVTVRRFDGQKNMGGVLHAKYMLVDGRETYLGSQNFDWRALEHIYELGLRVRLPSVTATFEQVFALDWALAGGDATAALQAGAGAETTPAGVIEMKQEGERLRLLPVASPRGFLPGEVSWDLPRMRAMLDASRTSVELQLLSYRAAMRDGSPFPDLDESLRRAAERGVRVRLLVADWSKREDTSRALKALADVPGIEVKFISIPRWSGGFIPFARVAHAKYLVVDGREAWVGTSNWEGDYFTKSRNVGLILEGGVIPRQLGGIFRQLWDGPYVERVNPRATYVAPDIERESPVPPPL
- a CDS encoding HIT family protein — protein: MATKPCVFCNIVRGSMPAHVVLDEPHAMAFLDHRPLFPGHCLLVPRGHVEVLTELPAELVGPLFTSAQRLARAVEASLGAEGTFVAMNNRVSQSVPHLHVHVVPRRKKDGLKGFFWPRHPYANEGEMIAVKEALLAGLSV
- a CDS encoding DNA polymerase beta superfamily protein; the encoded protein is MATRDEGLDVMLVGIGVVRYQRHELSPRKVGQVRHAERRSAAWDALTPCAVLETTVGSRAWGLANEGSDTDRRGIFALPFPWTAGLSQPPSDLVSNDGSTAYWEVEKALRQALRADPNTLETLFVASARPLDPIGEWILEARSAFVSSAIYGSFGRYALSQLKRLEQAQRLAQHRELILDWLGQSPSLSLDAVAQRLADVSPRAAPTEADRHLMAKEHVKQLYRSLHDQGLIPTRDFPSLVNFACTARRDLDLSRDLRPKNAYNLVRLLSMAIQWLRVGEVDFTARGALREQLLAIKSGQWPLERTLATAEALTPELEEARRVTKLPPHPDVGRAEALLRRIREEIARRHFVCAPGPLGRDAPPAPVSVWDEGEGTQTQGDDP
- a CDS encoding nucleotidyltransferase domain-containing protein — protein: MNMTVLDARQQIVADRVLDEEERQRAHLVVSLSGAHAYGFPSPDSDLDLKSIHIEPTRRLLGLMRSAASPSRLEIIDGVEVDYSSNEIHPVLLGVLQGNGNYIERILGPFPLRTAPELDALKPLCLGALSRRVFRHYLGFATSQRHAWEASERASVKKLLYVLRTALTGAHALTTGTVVTDVTLLLDQYGFSSAHELIDIKRSGERSELPENVRDRWAGEIGRAFTTLTEAHERSPLPEEPPNADALDEWLLTLRRARF
- a CDS encoding AI-2E family transporter, yielding MQRSTKSTLFLTISAVLAVVIVVWARAVLLPFILALIVAYVSTPAVLRLERIRIPRWAAILLVYAIALGAIGGFVAIAVPRLITEGKALTREAPRYVARAREQWLPLLDERLRSWTGRDAPQPSVPPTEDRVTVPGAPPEPAEPERAPFRIVRLDDGSFDVQLSGDVQLREVQGGVWKLEQERPKPVLTSATMLQEGMDRAFQFLGQNSLTLLKLGKEIASAISRGIFTLFITLMLAGYIILTHERILGFFRELWPPENRPSFDRFLRRLDRGLSGVVRGQLLICLVNGVLSAIGFWLFELKYWPILSILAGVMSLIPIFGSILSSIPAVAIGLTQSPATAFGVLAWIVGIHQLEANFLNPKIIGDAAKIHPVLVVFSLLVGEHYFQIAGALFAVPCLSIVQTIFLHFRESALGLPDPTSTIPPGRPAATPPNTPIPPPLPPIDMARMPLSTAGAEAGGGALSIQGIEPDSARNPEVAER
- a CDS encoding HIT family protein, with the protein product MGNPLWAPWRMEYILGPKDRGECIFCGVHDASEDERRSRFVVAVTPCAFVMLNRYPFAAGHLLVVPHVHVAALHELSAPDHDALFRLVRETATRLQRAVRAEGLNIGINLGAVAGAGVAAHLHVHIVPRWSGDTNFMPVLADTRVMPQALEATRDHLLGFFQDLPSDDGGSAAT
- a CDS encoding YfiM family protein, whose product is MFRLLVPVAALVASALVLAPNLASAQESALPRRSPLVRPAAPALAPRDPWVGHDKALHFTASAAIAGGGYALGALGTRDVPGRLAVGAILALSAGATKEVLDAAGFGQPSLRDLAWDVVGTVFGLLFAASVDYAARPAWFAPGR